A single Defluviitalea saccharophila DNA region contains:
- a CDS encoding fructose PTS transporter subunit IIA produces MLINKNLIALNLDSRTKEETIRKMAQMAADEGKVENIEEYVKTVLRREEEFSTAVGFGVAIPHGKTDAVKEPLLAFAKVNNIEWDAPDGKPVSMVFLIGVPESQAGTEHLKILANISRRLMKQEFRDSISNAKTEEDILKVLDEI; encoded by the coding sequence ATGTTAATTAATAAAAATTTAATTGCACTTAATCTTGATTCCAGAACAAAAGAAGAGACCATAAGAAAGATGGCTCAAATGGCTGCAGACGAAGGTAAAGTGGAGAATATTGAAGAATATGTCAAGACCGTATTAAGAAGGGAAGAAGAATTTAGTACGGCAGTTGGTTTTGGAGTTGCCATACCCCATGGCAAAACCGATGCGGTGAAAGAACCCTTATTGGCATTTGCAAAGGTCAATAATATTGAATGGGATGCTCCGGATGGAAAACCTGTCAGCATGGTTTTTCTTATAGGCGTTCCGGAAAGCCAAGCCGGCACAGAACATCTAAAAATTCTTGCTAATATTTCAAGAAGACTTATGAAGCAGGAGTTCAGGGATTCTATAAGCAATGCCAAGACAGAGGAGGATATTCTAAAAGTCTTGGATGAAATCTAG
- a CDS encoding sugar ABC transporter substrate-binding protein, whose protein sequence is MHKIKGIVAEIVFIVVTLIIIGIIGHYKKNQYIVLEFGIFSGNAYDVPNTNVNSYQIVDEAIEEFQKLHPKIKIKYSRVGTLKNDYPEWLSGKIIEGKEPDIFVVQEGDFNTFASIGIMKDLGPLISKDKNFDIHRMYDNAIRSGQLDGIQYALPREVEPTLMFVNKTLLKKENIEMPKNDWTWEDFYEICKRVTKDTDGDGKIDQFGTVDFTWEDGVYTNGQQLFTKDGKRALFTQPEVLKAIQFVKEINALNQNMKVTIDDFDKGKVAFRPFPFSWYRVYKSYPYRVIRYDDFEWECVKLPKGPNGNNASELHSFLIGISSRTKHEKEAWEFLKFMVYHPQSQMNVFKYSQGVPALREVTESKDADEELRRYNPDEEISVDTRVLGEVIEQSIVTPRFHKYEKAMDMADKAIYQIINGEDDIEKTLEKLNEDLNEFLN, encoded by the coding sequence TTGCATAAGATTAAAGGGATTGTAGCTGAAATTGTTTTTATTGTAGTTACATTAATTATTATAGGAATCATTGGTCATTACAAGAAAAATCAGTATATCGTTCTGGAGTTTGGTATTTTCTCAGGGAATGCATATGATGTTCCTAATACCAATGTGAACAGTTATCAAATTGTGGATGAAGCAATAGAAGAATTTCAAAAACTACATCCTAAGATAAAAATAAAATATAGTAGAGTTGGAACTCTAAAAAATGATTACCCTGAGTGGTTATCGGGTAAAATAATTGAGGGGAAAGAACCTGATATTTTTGTAGTCCAGGAAGGAGATTTTAATACCTTTGCATCCATTGGCATTATGAAAGATTTAGGTCCTTTAATCAGTAAAGATAAGAATTTCGATATCCATCGGATGTATGATAATGCCATAAGATCAGGGCAACTGGACGGGATTCAATATGCTTTACCCCGAGAAGTGGAACCAACCTTAATGTTTGTGAACAAAACCCTCCTGAAAAAAGAAAATATTGAAATGCCTAAGAATGATTGGACTTGGGAAGACTTTTATGAAATCTGCAAAAGGGTAACCAAAGATACGGATGGCGACGGGAAAATCGATCAATTTGGAACGGTAGATTTTACCTGGGAAGACGGTGTTTATACCAATGGACAGCAATTATTTACTAAAGACGGGAAAAGGGCATTATTTACCCAGCCGGAAGTATTAAAAGCTATTCAATTTGTTAAAGAAATCAATGCTTTAAATCAGAATATGAAAGTGACCATAGATGACTTTGATAAAGGAAAAGTTGCTTTTCGCCCCTTTCCTTTTTCCTGGTATAGGGTTTATAAATCCTATCCTTACCGAGTGATTAGATATGACGATTTTGAATGGGAATGTGTAAAGCTTCCTAAAGGTCCTAATGGCAATAATGCCTCGGAGCTTCACAGTTTTTTAATAGGGATCAGTTCCAGAACAAAACATGAAAAAGAAGCGTGGGAATTTTTAAAGTTTATGGTCTATCATCCTCAAAGCCAAATGAATGTCTTTAAATATTCTCAAGGGGTTCCTGCCCTAAGAGAAGTAACCGAATCAAAGGATGCCGATGAGGAACTCAGAAGATACAATCCGGATGAAGAAATTTCTGTAGATACAAGGGTTTTAGGAGAGGTAATCGAGCAATCTATTGTAACGCCTCGTTTTCATAAATATGAGAAGGCCATGGATATGGCGGATAAAGCGATCTATCAAATTATTAATGGAGAGGATGACATCGAAAAAACCCTGGAGAAATTAAATGAAGACTTAAATGAATTTCTAAACTAA
- a CDS encoding carbohydrate kinase, with product MYDAVALGELLIDFTPAGISSNECSLFEQNPGGAPANVLGVLAKLNMKTEFIGKVGRDQFGYFLKDVLENIQVGTRNLVFDDEANTTLAFVHLDDNGDRKFSFYRNPGADMMLREEDIDFNIIDNAKVFHFGSVSMTHEPARSTTLKAVEYAKAKKVLVSYDPNYRPLLWKNADEAKQYMEKGLAYADILKVSEEELQLLTDITDIEQAVRYLEIKYNIPLIVVTLGDKGSYFKKSDYEAYVPSYKVKAVDTTGAGDGFLGGLLYQILTSEKNIHDIQGIEFKKMIGFANAIGALMTTKRGAIPAIPALKEIEEFIDNNINE from the coding sequence ATGTATGATGCTGTAGCATTAGGAGAACTTTTAATTGATTTTACCCCTGCAGGAATATCTTCTAACGAATGCTCTTTATTTGAACAAAATCCAGGGGGAGCACCAGCTAATGTATTAGGTGTGCTGGCTAAACTCAATATGAAAACAGAATTTATTGGGAAAGTAGGAAGGGACCAATTTGGATATTTTCTAAAGGATGTCCTGGAGAATATTCAAGTTGGGACCAGGAATCTTGTATTTGATGACGAAGCCAATACGACTTTAGCCTTTGTACATTTAGATGACAACGGGGACAGGAAGTTTAGCTTTTATCGTAATCCAGGAGCAGATATGATGCTCAGGGAAGAAGATATAGATTTTAACATCATAGACAATGCAAAAGTGTTTCACTTTGGTTCTGTTTCAATGACCCATGAACCAGCCAGAAGCACGACTCTGAAGGCAGTAGAATATGCCAAAGCAAAAAAGGTACTTGTATCATATGATCCGAATTACAGACCTTTATTATGGAAGAATGCAGATGAAGCTAAGCAATATATGGAAAAGGGCCTGGCTTATGCGGACATTTTAAAAGTATCTGAAGAAGAGCTGCAGCTTTTGACAGATATTACGGATATAGAACAGGCTGTACGATATTTAGAAATTAAGTATAATATACCTCTCATCGTTGTGACTTTAGGCGATAAAGGAAGCTATTTCAAGAAATCCGATTATGAAGCATATGTGCCTTCCTATAAAGTTAAAGCGGTGGACACAACCGGGGCTGGAGACGGATTTTTAGGAGGATTACTGTATCAAATATTAACCAGTGAAAAGAATATTCACGATATACAAGGCATTGAATTTAAAAAAATGATTGGCTTTGCAAATGCAATCGGAGCCTTAATGACAACCAAAAGAGGAGCAATCCCTGCAATTCCTGCACTGAAAGAAATTGAGGAGTTTATAGATAATAACATTAACGAATAA
- a CDS encoding HAMP domain-containing methyl-accepting chemotaxis protein: MRILGFRSIGGKIKFGLFVAVLPLLFAIITSLIVSIRYNRAYNEIFQSIMTTNHIENVINEHTPTLVRQLAVEREKIYENSREAHEILENDLQFLRQSITEENQESRKYLEGIEGLINTYFNNIKAIAENKQMSMAEVTTRYDEIRKTAEFINNQVDNLINSQLTYSEYIMSRINEQFRMIIIVIISIIIGAISISITYSIYLSNKITHSFKKLTGGAMIIGRGDLTGDDIILQSNDELKILADTFNQMKSSIKNIGIRVHEVGDSLTVLAEQLNKSIEQFANGSRQIADATEETAKGAEEQVTQANISTEIAESVHKELQGIAENSQQIIALSNRSNVLTQEGMVSINNFIQKIDGINFVMKRISIQVDGLNKKSYEIGTSIQSIREIAEQTNLLALNAAIEAARAGELGKGFAVVASEVKKLAEETETVTKEVTASITGIRAETESISKTIAEGIQEVSNAVRFIKDADDSFKNIEVANGTVFQEIKEISKSIDDLLQNVGMLNKASKEITYIAELFAASSEEVAASTEEQSQGLREMVISSKDLTKQAEVLKETIRNFKIV, translated from the coding sequence ATGAGAATTTTGGGTTTTCGTTCAATAGGAGGAAAGATAAAATTTGGATTATTTGTAGCAGTCCTTCCATTGTTGTTTGCAATTATAACCTCCCTTATCGTATCTATCCGATATAATAGGGCTTATAATGAAATTTTTCAATCAATCATGACAACGAATCATATTGAAAATGTAATTAATGAACATACTCCCACTTTAGTGAGACAATTAGCAGTAGAGAGAGAAAAAATTTATGAAAATTCAAGAGAAGCTCATGAAATTTTAGAAAATGATTTGCAATTTTTAAGACAAAGTATTACAGAGGAAAATCAGGAAAGTAGAAAATATTTAGAAGGAATAGAAGGATTGATAAACACCTATTTTAACAACATAAAGGCGATAGCAGAAAATAAACAGATGTCTATGGCAGAAGTGACGACAAGATACGATGAAATTAGAAAAACGGCAGAATTTATTAATAATCAAGTCGATAATCTCATCAATAGTCAATTAACTTATAGTGAATATATTATGAGTCGTATTAATGAACAATTTCGAATGATTATTATAGTAATCATTAGTATTATTATAGGGGCTATATCAATATCCATTACATATTCTATTTATTTGTCCAATAAGATCACGCATTCCTTTAAGAAGCTGACAGGAGGCGCAATGATTATTGGAAGAGGAGATTTGACAGGAGACGATATTATTCTTCAGTCTAATGATGAATTGAAAATATTAGCAGATACCTTTAACCAAATGAAGAGCAGTATAAAAAATATCGGTATCAGAGTTCATGAAGTTGGCGACAGTCTCACGGTACTTGCGGAACAGTTAAACAAGAGTATAGAGCAATTTGCCAATGGAAGCAGGCAAATTGCTGATGCCACAGAAGAAACTGCCAAAGGAGCGGAAGAACAAGTTACCCAAGCTAATATATCCACAGAGATAGCAGAATCTGTTCATAAAGAACTACAAGGAATTGCTGAAAACTCTCAACAAATTATTGCGTTATCCAACCGCTCCAATGTATTAACTCAAGAAGGAATGGTATCGATTAATAATTTTATACAGAAGATAGATGGTATTAATTTTGTTATGAAAAGAATATCCATTCAAGTGGATGGATTGAACAAGAAATCCTATGAAATAGGAACAAGTATACAATCTATTAGAGAAATTGCAGAACAAACTAATTTACTAGCTTTAAATGCCGCTATAGAAGCGGCACGAGCCGGAGAGTTGGGAAAAGGTTTCGCAGTAGTAGCCAGTGAAGTTAAAAAGCTTGCAGAAGAAACCGAAACGGTGACTAAAGAAGTAACTGCTTCTATTACTGGAATCCGGGCAGAGACCGAGAGTATTTCAAAGACCATAGCAGAAGGAATTCAGGAAGTATCTAATGCTGTTCGATTTATAAAGGATGCAGATGACAGCTTTAAAAATATTGAAGTTGCTAATGGTACAGTCTTCCAAGAAATTAAAGAAATATCCAAGAGTATAGATGATTTATTACAGAATGTAGGTATGCTGAATAAAGCCAGCAAAGAAATTACATATATAGCAGAATTGTTTGCTGCAAGCAGCGAAGAAGTGGCAGCATCAACTGAAGAACAGAGTCAGGGTCTTCGTGAAATGGTAATAAGCTCTAAAGACCTAACGAAACAGGCAGAAGTATTAAAAGAAACAATCAGGAATTTTAAAATAGTTTGA
- a CDS encoding fructose-specific PTS transporter subunit EIIC — protein MKILAVTSCPTGIAHTYMAAEAILDAAKAKGHEAKVETRGSVGVENELTEDEIKKADAIIVAADTDVPMDRFAGKKVIQVSVGDAIKDAAGLIEKALKAPIYGNSGDAFDEVQKIKAQRAQERKGAYKHLMNGVSFMIPFVVAGGIAIAISFIFGYDASNNEGTLPAYLMAIGGGSAFALMVPILAGYIAYSIADRPGLAPGMVGGMIANTMGAGFLGGIIAGFLAGYIALAIKKYIKLPKTLQGIMPVLVIPVLGVISTGLILFYVVGAPVAAINAAMNNFLANLQGTNAVILGIVLGAMMAFDMGGPVNKAAYAFATGTLTAAAGAGSTVMAAVMAAGMVPPLGLALATVLFKDKFTPAEKEAGKAAWVLGISFITEGAIPFAAADPLRVIPSIMVGSAVTGALSMLMGCTLSVPHGGIFVTFAVTNILGYVIALAAGTVVTAFAIGFLKKSE, from the coding sequence ATGAAAATTCTAGCAGTAACATCATGTCCAACAGGAATTGCCCATACCTACATGGCTGCAGAAGCCATATTGGATGCGGCAAAGGCAAAAGGCCATGAAGCAAAAGTTGAGACGAGGGGGTCGGTAGGAGTAGAAAATGAATTAACTGAGGATGAAATTAAGAAAGCAGACGCCATCATAGTAGCAGCAGACACGGATGTACCTATGGATCGTTTTGCTGGCAAAAAAGTTATACAAGTTTCCGTAGGTGATGCCATTAAAGACGCTGCAGGCTTAATTGAGAAAGCTCTTAAAGCGCCGATTTATGGAAACAGCGGGGATGCTTTTGATGAAGTACAAAAAATCAAAGCTCAAAGAGCTCAAGAAAGAAAAGGTGCTTATAAGCATCTGATGAATGGAGTTTCCTTCATGATTCCTTTTGTCGTAGCCGGAGGTATTGCTATTGCAATCAGCTTTATTTTCGGATATGATGCATCAAATAATGAAGGAACTTTACCGGCTTATTTAATGGCAATTGGTGGAGGCAGTGCCTTTGCATTAATGGTTCCCATATTGGCTGGATATATAGCTTATTCCATTGCTGACAGACCAGGTTTGGCACCAGGTATGGTTGGAGGAATGATTGCAAATACTATGGGTGCAGGATTTTTAGGTGGAATTATAGCAGGTTTTCTTGCGGGATATATTGCTTTAGCCATCAAAAAATATATTAAATTACCTAAAACACTGCAAGGTATTATGCCTGTACTTGTTATTCCGGTATTGGGAGTTATATCCACAGGACTTATATTATTTTATGTAGTAGGTGCTCCCGTAGCGGCTATCAATGCGGCAATGAACAACTTCTTGGCTAATTTGCAAGGTACTAATGCAGTTATTTTAGGAATTGTTTTAGGAGCCATGATGGCATTTGATATGGGTGGACCAGTAAATAAGGCAGCATATGCCTTTGCAACCGGAACTTTAACCGCTGCAGCAGGTGCAGGATCTACGGTTATGGCGGCTGTAATGGCAGCAGGTATGGTACCTCCTTTAGGATTGGCATTGGCGACAGTATTATTTAAAGACAAATTTACCCCAGCAGAAAAAGAAGCAGGAAAAGCTGCATGGGTTCTTGGAATCAGTTTCATTACAGAAGGTGCTATTCCTTTTGCAGCAGCAGATCCGCTTAGAGTTATTCCTTCTATTATGGTAGGCTCAGCTGTAACGGGCGCATTATCCATGCTGATGGGATGTACTCTTTCTGTACCCCATGGAGGAATATTTGTTACCTTTGCAGTAACTAATATTTTAGGATATGTCATTGCCCTTGCAGCAGGAACTGTTGTAACTGCTTTTGCTATAGGATTCTTAAAAAAATCAGAATAA
- a CDS encoding ABC transporter permease: MSVKTDAVIENNNLNNKILGRLQQGVVGYFKKYGGILIGFITMCVALSILSPVFLTTSNILNVLRQISTNAILAFGMTFAIIICGIDLSVGSVLALSGTLSAGLITLSGVPTPIAVLIGLALGTLIGLLNGVIIAKTGLPAFIVTLCTMLMARGAAYVYTDGMPVRTIEESFNFIGNGYLGPIPLPIIYMAAFFIFTSILLNKTKFGRHVYAVGGNVDAAKFSGINIQKIQIGVFTLLGFSSAFAGIVLCARMYSGQPTVGQGFEMDAIAASVLGGTSMSGGIGTIGGTMIGALIIGVLNNGLNILNVSSFWQSIIKGAVILTAVYVDSVKKRKDVK, from the coding sequence ATGTCGGTTAAGACAGATGCGGTAATTGAAAACAATAATTTAAATAATAAAATTCTTGGCAGACTTCAACAGGGTGTTGTAGGATATTTTAAAAAATACGGAGGTATATTAATTGGTTTTATTACCATGTGTGTTGCATTAAGTATCTTATCTCCTGTATTCCTGACAACAAGTAATATTTTAAATGTTCTAAGACAAATATCTACCAATGCCATATTAGCTTTTGGAATGACATTTGCAATTATTATTTGTGGAATTGATTTATCTGTTGGCTCAGTATTAGCATTATCAGGTACTTTGTCTGCAGGATTAATTACATTATCGGGAGTACCTACACCGATAGCTGTCTTAATTGGCTTAGCTTTAGGAACTTTGATCGGACTTTTAAATGGAGTCATTATTGCAAAGACTGGTTTGCCGGCATTTATTGTTACTTTATGTACAATGCTTATGGCTAGAGGAGCGGCTTATGTATACACAGACGGAATGCCTGTCCGCACCATCGAAGAAAGTTTTAACTTCATTGGTAATGGATATTTAGGACCAATACCTTTGCCTATTATTTATATGGCTGCATTCTTTATATTTACAAGCATTCTATTAAATAAAACCAAATTCGGAAGACATGTTTATGCTGTAGGAGGCAATGTAGATGCAGCAAAATTTTCGGGAATTAACATCCAAAAAATACAAATAGGTGTGTTTACCCTTCTTGGATTTTCTTCAGCTTTTGCAGGAATTGTATTATGTGCCAGAATGTATTCAGGGCAGCCTACAGTAGGTCAAGGGTTTGAAATGGATGCTATTGCAGCATCTGTACTGGGTGGAACCAGTATGTCCGGTGGAATTGGTACCATTGGAGGAACGATGATAGGCGCTCTTATCATTGGTGTATTAAATAACGGACTGAACATATTAAACGTTTCATCTTTTTGGCAATCGATTATAAAAGGAGCTGTTATTTTAACTGCAGTTTATGTTGATTCTGTCAAAAAAAGAAAAGACGTCAAATAA